Genomic segment of Umezawaea sp. Da 62-37:
CCCAGTCGACGCACTCGCCCGGCGCCGAGCGGTAGACCGGGCCCGCGTACGTGGTGTAGTCGCCGTTGTCGTACACCCATCCGGGATCGCTCGACCTCGACACCCTGGCCCCCATGGGGAGCTTGGCGCCAGGGCTGTTGCGGACCGTGACAACGCAGTTGTACCCGGTACTGGCGTTGTAGGTGAGGAACACCGTGCCGCCGACGACGGCACGGCTGTTGACCACGGAATAGCCGCTGCCGCACATGCCGTTGTAGGTGGCGGCGGAGGCGACGCCGGGAGCGAGCAGCGCGGTGCCGAGCAGCAATCCGCCGATCGTGATCGCGGCCGAAGCCGCCTTCGTGGGTGTCATCGTCGATGCCCTTCGTGAGTCGTTTGTCCACCTGGGGTAATTAGACGAGCACGTAGGGCGACGGACAACCTTTTCGGTCCAGCGCCGAACAGTGGGGATCAGCCCGTGTGCTCGCCCAGCAGGTCGACTCCTAGGCGCGTGAGCCGATGCCGCACTGAGCGCCCGGTGCGCTCGGTGACGACCAAGCCCGCGCGGCGGAGGGTCGTGGCGTGCTCGGAGGCCGTCGAGGGGCTGACGCCGAGGTGCCGGGCGAGGTCGCCGGTTCCGCAGCCGGTACCGATGGCGCGCAGGGCGGTGGCGCGGGCTCGGCCGACGAGGGCGTCCAGCGACGGCGACGGATCCGCGGCGCTGCCCGCCCAAAGCCGGTGGAGGTCGGCGGCGGGGTAGACCAGGGCGGGTTGCTGCCAGTGGTTGAGCACCCAGGCGACGGAGTGGTGGCCGAAAGCCGAGGGGACGAGCAGGAGCCCGCGGCCCGCCAGGTCGAAGTCCTTGGCGCGGCAGCCGTGCAGCGTCAGCACCGGGGACTCCCAGGTCAGCCTGGGATGCAGGGTGGCCAGCGCGTGCTCGACGCCGTGCGTGGCCATGAGCATCGCGCGTCGTGTGACGTCGGCCTCCAGGTGCGCGCGGATCGCCCGCCACTCGCCGCCGAACAGCAGGTCGTGGTAGTCGCGGACCGCGCCGGCCAGCCGCCGCCGCGCCGGGCTGTTGGCCGAGCCCAGCACGTCGACCAGTCGCGCGCTCAGGTCGCGCCTGGCCAGCGTGCCGAAGTCCGCGACGACCGCACTCTCGGACGCCGAGACCAGGCCGTCCAGTTCGTCGTCCAACCGCCACGGCGCTCCGGGTACGAACGTGTCGGGCGTCAGCAGGTCCGGGTAGTAGTGCTCGTCGGCGTTCACCAGTGGAAGCAGGGTGCTCAGCGAACCGGGCGCGCGGGTGACCACGCGCCGCTGCCACTGCTTCAGGAAGGGGTCTCGGCGCGGGCACTCGCCCGTGCAGGAACTCCGCACGATCTGCGCGACGGCGGACACCGCGAAGCGCACCCGACCCAGGTCCGCAGGGCTGAAGGTGAGGCGCAGCACGACTGATCACCCCCATCTGCCGCTCGGTGACGCGGTCCCCTTCCATGGGTACCCGGCTGGGTGCCCGTGGAAGGGCCAGGTGGTCGGCCTTCACCGCAACGGGCTACCGCGTACCCCTGGAAGTGCGGGAAGGCGCCGTCCGTCGAGTACCGGCGGTTCCTTGGCGCCCGGATCACGCCGTCGCGCCGCCGAACTCCGCCGCGTGCTCCTCCGCCCACCGCGCGAACGTCAGCGGCGGACGGCCGAGCACCCGCAGGGCCGTGTCGGTGGTGGGCGATCCGCCTCGGGTCGCCTCCACGACGAACCGGACGATCGACGCCGCGATCTCGACGGGCATGAAGCGGGCGAACTGCTCGGTGGCCTGCGACTCGGTCAGCTCCTCCACCCTGATCGGCAGCCCGACGGCCTCGGCCACCAGTTCGACCTGCCGCCGCTGCGTCAACGGCTCCGGCCCGGTCAGCAGTTCGTCGACCCCGTCCTTCCCGGCCAGCGCCGCGACGGCGACCGAAGCCACGTCCCGCTCGTGCACCGGCGCCATGACGGCCTCGGGGTGCAGCAGCCGCACGACACCCTCGTCGCGGATCGACCAGGCCCAGTTCAGCGCGTTGTTGGCCAGCACGAGCGGGCGGACGGGAGTCCACCGCAGCCCGGACCCGGTGAGCACCCGTTCGACCGCGCGGTGCTCCTCGGTGCTCGCGTTCCCGGCCGTGTGCGGCAGCAGCACGCTCCCCGACGACATCACCACGACGTGCTCGACGCCGGCCTTCACCGCCGCGACGGCGAAGTCCTCCATCCCGGACGGGGTCGCGTACAGGAACACCGACCGCACCCCGTCGAGCGCCGGGCCGAGCGTGTCGGGTTTCGCCAGGTCGGCGGCGACCACCGGCACGGTCGCCGGGAAGTCGGTCGGGACTGGGTTCCGGACGGACGCGCGCACCGGTTCACCAGCCTCGACGAGCTGGTCCAGCACGTGCCTTCCGACGCTCCCGCGCGCCCCGATCACCAATGTGGTCATGTTGTCCTCCTCAGGTCGACCACCCCAGACTCCGGCTGGACGGCCGACAGGCACATCCACCACGGCGAAATCGGCGCAAGTCGACAGAAGGGGGCCCGCTGTGGCGGTTCTCGACGAACTGGACCTGAAGATCGTCCACGCCCTCCAGCTCGACGGCCGCGCCCCGTTCAACCGCGTCGCGGAAGTCCTGGACGTCTCCGACCAGACCGTCGCCCGCCGGTACGCGCGGTTGAGGTCGGAGCACGGCATCCGCGTCGTCGGCTCCACCGATCCGGCCCTGCTGGGTGAGACGTCGTGGTTCGTCCGGGTCAAATGCCTCCCGCACGACGCCCTCGCCGTCGCGAAAGCGTTGGCGCGCAGGCCCGAGACCTCCTGGGTGAAGCTCGTGTCCGGTGGCACGGAGATCGTCTGCGTCGTCCGCGGCCGCCCCGACGAGGACGCGCCCGCCGTCCTGCTCGACCACCTCCCGCGCACCCGCCGCGTCGTGGACGTCACCGCCAACTGCGTCCTGCACGTCTTCTTCGGCGGCCCGCGAAGCGTTGTCGACGTCCTGTCACCCGCCCAGGTCGCCGCCCTCACCCCTCACGTCGAGCCCGGCCGCCGGGTCGTGCTCGACGACGCCGACCTCCTGCTGCTCGCGATCCTCCGCCGCGACGGCCGGACCCGCGTGTCCGCGATCCACACCGAAACCGGCCTGCCGCCGACCACGATCCGCCGCCGCGTCGAGGAGCTGCGGGTCAGCGGTGCCCTCTACTTCGACGTCGACCTCGACTACGGCCTGCTGCCCACCGGGATGCAGACGCTGCTCTGGCTTTCCGCCGCCCCGGAACGACTTGTGGCCGCCGGCCAAGCCCTGGCCGCCCATCCGGAGGTCCCGTTCGCCGCCGCCACGACCGGTGCCACCAACCTCTACGCCAGCGTCCTGTCCGCCGACCCGGCGGCCCTGTTCACCTACCTCACGACCCGCGTCGCCGACCTGCCCGCGACCCGCGTCGCGGAGACCGCCCCGGTGTTGAGGAGTGTCAAAGGTCTTTAGGCCGCGGCTTCTGTCAGACCGCCGCGGCGCACTGCTCGGCCGTGGGTGAACCGGACGGCGGGCTACCGGCGTTCGGTCAGCCTCGCGGTCTGCTCGCGCAGGATCCCGATGGTGCGCACGACGTAGTCGCCGATCACCGCCTGCTCGGCGGCGGTGTACCGGCCGACCATCTTCCCCATGGCGGCGGCGAGTTCGTCGAAGAGTCCACTGTGGGCACTGATGCCGGACTCCGTGCTGTCGACCAGGACCCGCCTGCGGTCGTTCGGATCCACCTCGCGCCGCACCAGCCCCGCCGCCTCCAGCCGATCGATCATCCCGGTCACCGCGCCGGGGGTGAGGCCGATCTCCTTGGCCAGCGCGCCCGCGGGCAGGGGGCCGCCGCGGATCAGCGCGAGCGCGCGCTGGTCGCCCGCGCTGACGCCGAGGTGCTGCCCCACCGCCTCGTGGAACATCACCACCGCCGTGCTCAGCTCGCGCCCGAGGTCGGCGCCCCGATCCTTCGCCATGTCCGGCACTTTACCTCCGGAGATATTTTAGTATAGTGAACTAAAACAATCTGAGGGGAGACGGACATGGGGCGGACGAGAAGATGGCGGGCCGAAGCGCGACTGGCGCTGGAGGTGCCGACGTGGACGGGCCGGTTCTACCTCCGGCACGTGGTCCTGATCGTCGGGGTCTCGCTGATCCCGTCGGTCCAGCGGTTGGCCGTGGTGAACCCGGACGTCCACCTCCCGGCGCCGATCGTCCTGGCGTCGGAGGTCGTGGTGATGGCGATCCGGATCGCACTGGTCGTCGTGGTCTGGCGGATCGCGACGCGCGGGGTAGGAGTGCGAAGTTGGGCGAACGCCCGCGCCTTCGCCCGCGAGCACTGGCGCGCCCTGGTGGTGCAGTCCGGGTTCCTCGGGGTGGCGTTCCTGGTGTTCGACGTCGGCGCGGAAGCCCTGGTGGGACGGGAAAACCTGGCGTTGCTGCTGTTCGTGAAGAACCCGACGATCATCGCGCTGACGATGGTCTGGTGGGTCGGCGTGCTCAAGCAGATGATGACCACCGGTCATGACGTGTTCGCAGGTGATCCCTTGGAGTGGAAAACCAGGCCCAGCAACGATTCCGAGGCCGCGAGGCGGTAGCTTCGGATGTCATGGACGCAGACCTGGACACCGGACACTGCGCACGGCTGACCACCGCGCGCAGCAGGGAACTGGGCCAGGAACTCCACCTGGCCCGCAAGCGCGCCAACCTCAAGGCGACGGCGGTCGCCGAGGAGTTGGGGTGGTCGGCCGGGAAGCTATCCAAGCTGGAGAACGGTTGGCGCACAACCACTTCCTGGGACTACGGCGCGCTGCTGGGCAAGCTGGGTGCGGATCACAAGACCAGGGAACGCATCCAGCGCATAGCGTCCGAACAGGACATCGGCCACTTCCTCCGCGCGCACGACGGCCGCCTGTCGGACAACTTGCTGTGCTTGATGATCCACGAGCGGGCAGCCTTGACCATGTGCAAGTACGAGCCGATGCTCATACCAGGGCTGCTGCAGACCGAGGGGTACGCAAGGAAGGTGATCGACCCGGATGGTGTCCGCGGGCCCGAGGTGCGGGACTTCGACCTCGCTACTCGGATGGAGCGCCAATCGGTCCTCGGTGGGCCCAAGTCGCCCGAGGCGGTCTTCTACATCCATGAGATCGCCCTGCGGACTGTCATCGGCAGCAGCCGGATCATGCACGACCAGATGATGCGGCTGGCCTTCATGTGCGAGTGGTCGCGCTTGGCTCCTCGGGTGATCCCGATGTCCAGGGCCGGTCACCCTGCCTTGGTGCACTCTTTCAACCTGATGACCTTCGCCAAGCCGGTCAAACCAGTTGCCTACAGCGAGACGGACGTGGTTACCGTCTTCACCGAGGATGAGCTGGAGATCGGGGTCTACCAGCACAAGCAGAAGGCACTCGCAGGTCTTGCGCTGGATGCGGGACAATCGAGGTCGGTGTTTGCCCACTGGGCGAGCATCTACGACCGTCGAGAGGACCGCGATGACCAAGGCCCTGACCTGGCGTAAGAGCAGCTACAGCGGTGAAGGCCAGAGCGACTGCGTCGAGATCGCCCACAGTCAGTCTGAAGTGCTGGTGCGGGACTCGAAGAACACCGCCGGGCCTGCGCTCGCGTTCCCGGCGGTCCAGTGGCAAACCTTCCTCGCCACCTTGGACTAGCGGGCGGGCGGGAGGTTCTTCCGGTCGCGTTCGTAGTTCAGGTACATCCCGGCGGCGGCCGACACGCTGGTGAGCAGCCACACGGCGACACCGGCGTCGTCGGTGACGCCGATGATGGGCAGGAACTCCGGCAGGATGTCGATCGGCGACACCAGGTACAGCAGCGCGAACCCCCACAGGGCCATGCGGCCCTTGGGCAGTCCGGCGTAGCCCTCCTTGCTGCGCGCGGCCCTGAGCAACCTCGGGAGGGCGCGGGCGCGTTCGAAGACGTTGCCGACGGGCTCGGGTTCGCCCCTGGCGGCGCGGCGGCGGCGGGCCTGCGCCTTCCGGAGGAACCCGAGACCGATCGACAGCGCCCCCACCACGAGCAGCGTGATGCCGACCGTGGTGGGGGCGATGCCGCCGATGTCGGCGTCGCGGAAGACCAGCGTCAACAACGCCAGGAGAACCAGCAGACCGCCGAAGAAGACCATGGGTCAACTTTAGGGGTTCTCAGCTCCGTCCGTCGTTTACGGCGATCAGCGTCAGGGCGGCGGCGCACACCAGGCACGACGCCGCCGTGACGCTGCGCCAGAGGGCCGAGTCGCCGACGGCGAGCCAGCCGTTCCAGACGGCCAGGACCAGGAAGACCACCGCCAACGTGATCAGTGCTTTGGGCAGGCGGGGGCGCCCCGTGCTCGGCAGGTCGCCGCGTCGGCTCATGCACTACAAAGCGCTTCAGGGCCGCCGGGCGTTACGTCAGGCGGGAACACTCCAGCCAAGGGGCTGTTCGGACTCGTCGTTGTAGCCCACCCAGTGGTTCTCGTGGAAGAGGGAGTGCTCCGCCGTTCGGTCGAGCGCGATGTCCCGCGACCCCAGCGCCCGAACGGTCTCGGTCGCCTGCCGGTCCAGCAGCACGTCGATCTGCGGGCCGTCCAGCTCCTCGATCTCCTCCCAGAACGTCAGCACCCGGTTCACGTACAGCGACACCAGGTGGTCACGGGTCGTCTCCAGCCCGCCGCGGGCGACACCGGCCACGGCGTCGGCCAGCAGCTCCGGCCACTCGTCCGTGCCGACCCGCAGGCCCCAAGGCGCCGTCCGGAGGTCGCGCGCGGACGGGAAGACCTCGCACACCTCCGTCCAGTGGTCACCGAGGTAGCGGCCGACCGAACGGGTCACGTGCGCGACCACGACCGGATCGGGCCGCACGGAGGCGCTGTCGATCGCGGCGCGGGTCACCGGTTCGCGCGGGGCGGGCGGGCGCACCCCCTCGGTGGTCAGCAGGACGTGGAACAGCGAGTCGAGCACCTGCTGGGGCAGCCGCAGGATCTTCGGGAACGGCGAGTTGTGCAGCTTGCGGCCCAGCGGGACCTCGACCACCCGCAGGTTCTCCCGCAGCGCGTTGGCGGTCAGCCACACGTCGATGCCGTACAGGTACGAGCTGGCGGGGCGGGCCCAGGTGCGGGCGCGTTCGACGAACGCCCGGTTGAACGCGAACTCGCCGCCGATGGGCTGCTGCACGTGGACCCCGTACACCGCGGCCAGCAGCGGGCTGGCGAGGTGGTTCGTGGTGTTGGCCTCGAACCTGTTGCGCCGGTAGGCGGGCACCGCGATGGCGGGTTCCTGGCCGTCCACGGCGCAGGCCAACCGGTCGATCCACTCGGGTTCGGTGGACCGCACGTCCGCGTCGAGCAGCAGCACCCGGTCCGCGTCCAGCCGTGCGCCCTGGTCCAGGATCTCGAACACGTTGGTGCCCTTGCCGGTGCCGATCCCGCCGGACCGCACGACCACCTTGTCCACCACCAGGTCGGTGTCCTCGAAGCGCTCGGCCGTCCCGTCCGTGCTGCCGTTCTCGGCCAGCACCACCACGTTCCTGCCGTCGGGGAACGCGGTGCGCAAACCCGCGTCCGCGGCGCGGGCCACGGCGGCGACGGTGGTCGCCTCGTTGCGCGCGGGGATCCCCACGACGGTGACACCGGTCCTGTTCGTCGGCATTGGCACCACAACTCCCCGAGGTCGTTCGCCTGTTCGGCGGCAAGTCTTCCCCGGAATGCTGAGGACCGGTCATTACCCCAACAGGTCGGACAGGTGAACAGTGCCGGCACCGGGGAGGTCCGCCGACACGTCCTTGTCATGAGATCACCTGCTGCTGGTCGGTCGTCGAGGTGGTGCGGTTGGGCGCGGTCGCTATGTGGGCATACATGGTGGTGGGGTCGTTGCGTGCCCTTTGGGCAGGGAAGTGTGTCCGTGGGGATTATGTAGGTCGTCATAGTCGGGCCTACAGTGTGGACGGTCGGGATCCCATCGAACAGAGCAGTGGCCATGCCCATGATCGACGTTTACGCGCCTGTCGACCTCTTTCCCGCGGATGCGGATGAGGTGCTTGGCGCCCAGCTCACCCGCGCGGTCCTGCGGGCTGAAGGGGTCGCGAACCCCGGTGCGTTCCACCTGGACAACACGGCGGCGTTCATCCATCGGCTTCCTGTGACGGCGGTCAGCACGGCGAACACCCCGTCGGCGCGGACTGTGCGGGTGCAGATCGTCACGCCGCCCGGGTCGCTGGATCGTGAGGGTCAGCGGCGGATCGTCAAGGAGGCCACGGAGATCGTGGCTGGTGTTGCGGGTGATCCTGGGCTTGTGGGGCGGACCTGGGTGATTCTCACCGAGGCTGCCGAGGGTGGGTGGGGGTTGGGTGGTATGGCGTTCGGGGTGGAGGAGTTCGGGGCGTTGGCCAAGGCTGCGGCTAGCCGCTGAGCTTGTTCGCTGCGCCGGGTCGGTGGGTGCGGGGTGCGGGGTGGGTTGGGTTTAGGGCGGCTGCACCCGGTCGCCGAGTGTTCTGGCCTTGCCACAGCTTGTCAAGACGGGAAAGATGTCTTGACAAGCTGTGGCAAGCCCAGAGCGGCTTTGTATCGGGTGCAGGGGTGGGTCTGGCGACGCCAGCATCGGGCTGCGCCCGACAGGGCACCTCGCTGCGCGTCGGTAGGGCGGTGGGCGCTCCGCGCCGGATGCGGGGGAGCGGCTGCGCCGATGGGGCATCGTGGCTTTGGCCTGGGTGCGTCTGTGGCGGGTTGGCTCTGGGCTGGGTGCGTTCGGCGGCAAGGCCTGGCTCTAGGGCTGGTTCTGGGTGGTGAGTGTAGTTGCCAGGGTGGTCATCTGGTCTGCCATGAGGTCGAAGGGTTCGATGCTGCGTTCTGCTCTGCACAGGACGACTGCGCCCTCGCTGGCGGCGATCAGGGTGGCGGCGAAGGACTTGGCGTCGGTGGTGGTGAGGCCGCCCTGTTCGAGCAGCACCGCCATGCGGTCGCGCCAGGTGCGGAAGATGGTGCCTGCCTGGGTGATCAGTTCGTCGGAGTCGGTGGCGACGGTGACGGCTACCACGGCGCAGCCCGCGCGGTTGCGGGAGCGGGTCAGGACGGTGCGCCACATGCGGAGGAAGTCGGCCGTGATCTTGGTGGCGGGTTCGCCCGCGTTCTTCTCCAGGAGCGCTGTGGCGTGTTCGTCGGCGAGTGCGATGGCGGCGGCGACCATCTCGTCCTTGCCGCCGGGGAAGTGGTGGTAGACGGAGCCGCGGGGGGAGTCCGTCAGTTCGAGGACCTCGGCGAACGAGGTGGCCTGGAGGCCGCGGCGGGCGAGCAGGCGGAGTGCGCCCTCGACCATGCGCTGCCGGACGCTGCCCATGACACCCAACCCCGCCGCTCTGCTTCCGATTTGCCACAACGAGTGTAGGCACAGCGAAAAGCCGGGTGCTGTGTGGACGTCCACACAGCACCCGGCTTCCCTCGACGAGCTGCTGCTACCTGGGTGGGCGGGCGCCGCTGCGGCCGCCGCCACCGCCGGAGCGGACCAGCAGCCTGGGTTGGCCGCCGGACCTGGAGCGGATGGTCGGGCCCTGGCTGCGGGTGGGGAGGAAGGCTTCGGCCATCGCGGCCTCCAGCTCCCGTTCCTGGGCCGGGTCGACGTCGATCTCCGGTTCGAACTGGGCGGCGGCCGGAGCCTGGTACTGGGGCTCGGACTGCTGCGGTGCGTACCGGGTCTGCTCGGCAGCGGGCGGAGGGGCGTAGCGGGTCTGCTCGGCCGCCGGCTGCGGCGCGTAGCGGGTCTGCTCCTCGGCGACGGGCTGCTGCACGGGCGGGGTGATCGGGACCTGCTGCTCCTGCGCGACCTGCGGCTGGGGCGCGAACTGCGTGCGTTCCGGCCGGGTGATGCCGTTCTGCTTGAACAGCTGCGGCGACAGGCGGATCAGGGCGCCGGGGGAGTCGAGGGCGACCATGGCGACGAGCTTGCCGTCCTTGATGAACCCGGTGATCGTCCGGTGGTCGCCGGTCGGCTGCGACAGCGTGGTCGTGTCCGTGGCGAGCGACGCGAGACCAGCGCCCTGGATGCGCATGCCGTACTGCTCGGTCCAGAAGCGCGGCACCGGCGTGTAGGGGCGGGAGCTGTCCCGGCCCACCAGCAGGTTCTCCGCGGCCGCGCGGCCCATCTCCACGGCGTTGAGCCAGTGCTCGACGCGGCGCTGCACACCGCCGAACCGCAGGTTGGGCCAGCGGGCGACGTCACCGGCGGCGACGATGTCCGTGCCGCCGACCACGTGGGTGCTGGGCTCGCACATGAGCCCGTCCTCCAGCACGAGGCCGGAACCGCGCAGCCACGACACCGAGGGCACCGAGCCGACCGCGAGCACGACGACGGCGGCGAACAGCACCTGGCCGTCGGACAGGTGGATCGCGATGCCGTTGGCCTGGCGCATCCAGTGCAGGATCTTCACGCCCAGCGCCAGCCGCGTGCCCTTGGCGCGGTGCGTGTCGGTGACGTAGTCGCCGATCACCTTGCCCGTCGCGCCGCCCAGCAGCGTGTTGCTGCGGTTGATGATCGCCACGTCGCGGCCCATGCCGCGCACCGAGGCGGCGATCTCGCAACCGATCAGTCCACCGCCGATGACGACGACGAGGCCCTGCGTGGTCGCGATCGAGTTGCGGATCGCGATGGCGTCGTCGACGGTCCGCAGCACGTGCACGCGCTCGTCCTGGCGGGGAGCACCGGGCATGTGCCTGGACTCCACCCCCGTCGCGATGATCAGGCCGTCGTAGCGGACCTCTTCCCCGCCGGGGAGACCCACCATGCGCCTGCCGGTGTCCAACGACTCGGCGGGCACTCCCAGCCGCCAGGTCGCGCCCATCTCGTCGCTGATCTTGAAACCCAGCTCACGGGGGTTGAGCTCGCCCGTGATGACTTCCTTGGACAGCGCCGGTCGGTGGTACGGCTTGTGCCGCTCGGCCGACAGGATCATCAGCTCGCCGTTGAAACCCAGTTCGCGCAAGCGCTCCCCGGCCCGCAGCCCCGCCAGGCCACCGCCAACGATGACCACCCGTTCCTCCGCCTTCACCGCACACGCTCCCGCAGTTCGATCGCCCGCATTGGGCAGGACCTGGCCGCCGTGCGGACCTTCGCGAACAGCTCGGGCGAAGGCCTGCGCTCGTAGGTCAGCCTGTTGTCCTCGATGAGTTGGAACACTTCCGGTGCCTCGGCCTGGCAGACGCCGTACCTGTGGCACCGGTGGTTGTCGACGCTGACATCCATGGCGTTCCCGCCGCCGGTCGGCTCGGGCTCGAAGCCCGGCTCGGGCTCCATCATCCCGAGTCGCATGAGGATCTCCGACGGGAGGAAGCGCGCGATGGCGATCGTAGCGGTCGGGATCAGGATCGTCAGCCCCGCGAGCCAGAGGATCGCCAGGTTTCCGTTGGCGACGGCTCCGAACCAGGAGTGGACGATCGTGATCGTGACGGCGACGTAGGCCATCTGGTGGAACCGCAACCACTTGCGGTACAGGGCCTTCTTGCGAAGACCGACCGTGAAGGCGATGGCGATCATCAGCTCGAGCCCGACGATGCCGAGCGCGTGCCGGAACAGCCCGCCGTTCACGAAGGGGAAGAGGATCTTGATCAGGCCGAAGTCGATGGTCTTCAGCATGGTGAAGCAGAAGGCGTGGAGGCTGCCGAACGCCAGCGCGAGGGTCGCGAGCACCATGTGGGTGTTGCGCAGCCCTTGCGTGCCGGTGATCTTGTGGGCCCAGCCGGTGGCGATGAGGACGCCCCAGGCGAGGGTCGCGCACATGGTCGCGTAGGCAAGACGCGCCGAGAGCTGAGCAACGCTCTTCACTCCGGCGTCTTGGTCGGCGCTTGCCTGAGCGAGCAGGAGCGGGACCTGGTTGAACACGTGGAACCTCCGAGAAAACGGCGGGGTGGAGACAACTCGGGGGACGGGGGGCGGTACCCGTCCGCCCTGGCGTGCAGGAGTGTTCACGCCAGGACGGGCGGGCGGGTGGAACCAGTTCCGCGATGGAAGTCGTCGTGTCCTCTCGGACCACCTCCCTCCTCGTTCGCGGGGAGCCGGGGTTCGCACCCCGGCACGGCTTCGGTCACTTCACCGAATGCTTGGGCTTCGTCATGCGCAGCAGGGCGACCGTGACGACCGCTCCCACCAGGACGATGAGGCCGATCATCAGCGGACTGGGACCGTCGGCGGGCAGCAGCCCGCCGAGGAACCCCGACCGCGCGGCCAGAGCCGGATCGCCGCCGTTGGGGCCCATGCCCGCCATGCCACCGGCGGGGACCGGGTCGGCCAGTCCCTGCGCGTTGACGAGGTTGGTGCTCTCCAGCAGCGTCATGTGCTTCTGCACGATGTTGTTGGAGATCTGGGCGAACTCCCGGATGGCGTCGTTGCCCGTGCCGGCT
This window contains:
- a CDS encoding spore-associated protein A; translation: MTPTKAASAAITIGGLLLGTALLAPGVASAATYNGMCGSGYSVVNSRAVVGGTVFLTYNASTGYNCVVTVRNSPGAKLPMGARVSRSSDPGWVYDNGDYTTYAGPVYRSAPGECVDWGGGINGSDIDVYGTNCSR
- a CDS encoding DUF5937 family protein, which gives rise to MLRLTFSPADLGRVRFAVSAVAQIVRSSCTGECPRRDPFLKQWQRRVVTRAPGSLSTLLPLVNADEHYYPDLLTPDTFVPGAPWRLDDELDGLVSASESAVVADFGTLARRDLSARLVDVLGSANSPARRRLAGAVRDYHDLLFGGEWRAIRAHLEADVTRRAMLMATHGVEHALATLHPRLTWESPVLTLHGCRAKDFDLAGRGLLLVPSAFGHHSVAWVLNHWQQPALVYPAADLHRLWAGSAADPSPSLDALVGRARATALRAIGTGCGTGDLARHLGVSPSTASEHATTLRRAGLVVTERTGRSVRHRLTRLGVDLLGEHTG
- a CDS encoding NAD(P)H-binding protein, which codes for MTTLVIGARGSVGRHVLDQLVEAGEPVRASVRNPVPTDFPATVPVVAADLAKPDTLGPALDGVRSVFLYATPSGMEDFAVAAVKAGVEHVVVMSSGSVLLPHTAGNASTEEHRAVERVLTGSGLRWTPVRPLVLANNALNWAWSIRDEGVVRLLHPEAVMAPVHERDVASVAVAALAGKDGVDELLTGPEPLTQRRQVELVAEAVGLPIRVEELTESQATEQFARFMPVEIAASIVRFVVEATRGGSPTTDTALRVLGRPPLTFARWAEEHAAEFGGATA
- a CDS encoding Lrp/AsnC family transcriptional regulator; the protein is MAVLDELDLKIVHALQLDGRAPFNRVAEVLDVSDQTVARRYARLRSEHGIRVVGSTDPALLGETSWFVRVKCLPHDALAVAKALARRPETSWVKLVSGGTEIVCVVRGRPDEDAPAVLLDHLPRTRRVVDVTANCVLHVFFGGPRSVVDVLSPAQVAALTPHVEPGRRVVLDDADLLLLAILRRDGRTRVSAIHTETGLPPTTIRRRVEELRVSGALYFDVDLDYGLLPTGMQTLLWLSAAPERLVAAGQALAAHPEVPFAAATTGATNLYASVLSADPAALFTYLTTRVADLPATRVAETAPVLRSVKGL
- a CDS encoding MarR family transcriptional regulator yields the protein MAKDRGADLGRELSTAVVMFHEAVGQHLGVSAGDQRALALIRGGPLPAGALAKEIGLTPGAVTGMIDRLEAAGLVRREVDPNDRRRVLVDSTESGISAHSGLFDELAAAMGKMVGRYTAAEQAVIGDYVVRTIGILREQTARLTERR
- a CDS encoding helix-turn-helix transcriptional regulator; its protein translation is MDADLDTGHCARLTTARSRELGQELHLARKRANLKATAVAEELGWSAGKLSKLENGWRTTTSWDYGALLGKLGADHKTRERIQRIASEQDIGHFLRAHDGRLSDNLLCLMIHERAALTMCKYEPMLIPGLLQTEGYARKVIDPDGVRGPEVRDFDLATRMERQSVLGGPKSPEAVFYIHEIALRTVIGSSRIMHDQMMRLAFMCEWSRLAPRVIPMSRAGHPALVHSFNLMTFAKPVKPVAYSETDVVTVFTEDELEIGVYQHKQKALAGLALDAGQSRSVFAHWASIYDRREDRDDQGPDLA
- a CDS encoding DUF397 domain-containing protein, giving the protein MTKALTWRKSSYSGEGQSDCVEIAHSQSEVLVRDSKNTAGPALAFPAVQWQTFLATLD
- a CDS encoding YkvA family protein, giving the protein MVFFGGLLVLLALLTLVFRDADIGGIAPTTVGITLLVVGALSIGLGFLRKAQARRRRAARGEPEPVGNVFERARALPRLLRAARSKEGYAGLPKGRMALWGFALLYLVSPIDILPEFLPIIGVTDDAGVAVWLLTSVSAAAGMYLNYERDRKNLPPAR
- a CDS encoding glycosyltransferase family A protein translates to MPTNRTGVTVVGIPARNEATTVAAVARAADAGLRTAFPDGRNVVVLAENGSTDGTAERFEDTDLVVDKVVVRSGGIGTGKGTNVFEILDQGARLDADRVLLLDADVRSTEPEWIDRLACAVDGQEPAIAVPAYRRNRFEANTTNHLASPLLAAVYGVHVQQPIGGEFAFNRAFVERARTWARPASSYLYGIDVWLTANALRENLRVVEVPLGRKLHNSPFPKILRLPQQVLDSLFHVLLTTEGVRPPAPREPVTRAAIDSASVRPDPVVVAHVTRSVGRYLGDHWTEVCEVFPSARDLRTAPWGLRVGTDEWPELLADAVAGVARGGLETTRDHLVSLYVNRVLTFWEEIEELDGPQIDVLLDRQATETVRALGSRDIALDRTAEHSLFHENHWVGYNDESEQPLGWSVPA
- a CDS encoding TetR/AcrR family transcriptional regulator, which translates into the protein MGSVRQRMVEGALRLLARRGLQATSFAEVLELTDSPRGSVYHHFPGGKDEMVAAAIALADEHATALLEKNAGEPATKITADFLRMWRTVLTRSRNRAGCAVVAVTVATDSDELITQAGTIFRTWRDRMAVLLEQGGLTTTDAKSFAATLIAASEGAVVLCRAERSIEPFDLMADQMTTLATTLTTQNQP
- a CDS encoding FAD-dependent oxidoreductase, whose amino-acid sequence is MVIVGGGLAGLRAGERLRELGFNGELMILSAERHKPYHRPALSKEVITGELNPRELGFKISDEMGATWRLGVPAESLDTGRRMVGLPGGEEVRYDGLIIATGVESRHMPGAPRQDERVHVLRTVDDAIAIRNSIATTQGLVVVIGGGLIGCEIAASVRGMGRDVAIINRSNTLLGGATGKVIGDYVTDTHRAKGTRLALGVKILHWMRQANGIAIHLSDGQVLFAAVVVLAVGSVPSVSWLRGSGLVLEDGLMCEPSTHVVGGTDIVAAGDVARWPNLRFGGVQRRVEHWLNAVEMGRAAAENLLVGRDSSRPYTPVPRFWTEQYGMRIQGAGLASLATDTTTLSQPTGDHRTITGFIKDGKLVAMVALDSPGALIRLSPQLFKQNGITRPERTQFAPQPQVAQEQQVPITPPVQQPVAEEQTRYAPQPAAEQTRYAPPPAAEQTRYAPQQSEPQYQAPAAAQFEPEIDVDPAQERELEAAMAEAFLPTRSQGPTIRSRSGGQPRLLVRSGGGGGRSGARPPR